The following are from one region of the Paenalkalicoccus suaedae genome:
- the rlmH gene encoding 23S rRNA (pseudouridine(1915)-N(3))-methyltransferase RlmH, translated as MKITVITVGKLKEKYLKLGIAEYTKRLSAYANVDLVEVADEKAPENLSEADMDIVKQKEGERILAKLTPDTHVITLEIDGKQLTSEQLAKEIDQLATYGKSKIVFVIGGSLGLSDEVKQRSNYALSFSKMTFPHQVMKLVLLEQVYRAFKIVRNEPYHK; from the coding sequence ATGAAAATAACCGTCATAACAGTAGGAAAGCTCAAAGAAAAGTATTTAAAGCTAGGCATCGCCGAATACACAAAGCGCCTCAGCGCATACGCAAACGTCGATCTAGTAGAAGTCGCAGACGAAAAAGCACCGGAAAACCTAAGTGAAGCAGACATGGACATCGTTAAACAAAAGGAAGGCGAGCGCATCCTAGCCAAGCTAACCCCAGACACCCACGTCATTACACTCGAAATCGACGGCAAACAGCTCACTTCCGAGCAGCTAGCCAAAGAAATCGACCAGCTCGCAACCTACGGCAAGTCAAAGATCGTATTCGTGATCGGCGGCTCCTTAGGCTTAAGCGACGAAGTAAAGCAACGTAGTAACTACGCACTGTCGTTTTCGAAAATGACATTTCCGCATCAGGTTATGAAGCTCGTGTTGTTGGAGCAGGTTTATAGGGCTTTTAAGATCGTGAGGAATGAACCGTACCATAAGTAA
- a CDS encoding reverse transcriptase domain-containing protein → MKGEYACRGFFNRVIGYDYIPLLALPNMNKNKYRVKGYKHLDNKKSIEKVKGKIQNPRWVAEHGFYPFMHFEIKFQKYNRKEKQPKEKVRKIFYASHIDSFIYKYYGDKLNNHYNSVVDKLGINEVATAYRNNFSGKSNINFAKEVIDFIKVQKSAYIFVADFTNFFDTLDHRYLKEKIRYVLNKDTLPDDYYNVFKNITRFSYFIKDTIEEELKTKYTESEIKNNYKYFTEEEFRAFKHKNIYKNSKSYGIPQGAGISSVCSNIYLLDFDKKIEKYVRKQKGLYRRYCDDLIIVIPIEGEVQDYNYQMHQKIVDDIKKQIPNLKIQPEKTGNYFYSDNLITDLEFNETKLDYLGFSFNGKEVRIREKSLFKYYTRTYRKVRICNRKSKEFGRKSYRRELYKNYSHLGKSKKGHGNFLSYAERAQKIFDEDSKTLNLMETQVKKHWKNIQSRLDQPE, encoded by the coding sequence TTGAAAGGAGAGTATGCTTGCAGGGGGTTCTTTAATAGAGTAATAGGCTACGATTACATACCCTTGCTAGCTCTGCCAAATATGAATAAAAATAAGTATCGTGTAAAGGGTTATAAGCACCTTGATAATAAAAAATCAATTGAAAAAGTTAAGGGTAAAATCCAAAATCCTCGTTGGGTTGCTGAACATGGATTTTATCCGTTTATGCATTTTGAAATTAAATTTCAAAAGTATAACAGGAAAGAAAAACAACCAAAAGAAAAAGTGCGTAAAATTTTTTATGCCTCTCACATTGATAGCTTTATATATAAGTACTATGGAGACAAGCTAAATAACCACTATAATTCTGTTGTAGATAAACTAGGTATTAATGAAGTTGCTACAGCATATAGAAATAATTTTTCTGGAAAAAGCAATATTAACTTCGCTAAAGAAGTTATTGATTTTATAAAAGTGCAGAAAAGTGCATATATTTTTGTTGCTGACTTTACTAATTTTTTTGATACACTTGACCATAGGTATCTTAAAGAGAAAATCCGATATGTTCTAAACAAGGATACATTACCTGACGATTATTATAACGTCTTCAAGAATATAACAAGATTTAGTTACTTTATTAAAGATACTATAGAAGAAGAGTTAAAAACTAAATACACTGAAAGTGAAATTAAAAATAATTATAAATATTTCACAGAAGAGGAATTCAGAGCCTTTAAACATAAAAATATTTACAAGAATTCTAAAAGCTATGGAATTCCTCAAGGTGCAGGTATCAGTTCAGTTTGCTCTAATATTTATTTACTAGATTTTGATAAAAAAATAGAAAAATATGTAAGAAAACAAAAGGGGCTATATAGAAGATATTGTGATGACTTAATTATAGTTATTCCTATTGAAGGAGAAGTCCAGGACTATAACTATCAAATGCATCAAAAAATTGTGGATGATATTAAAAAACAGATTCCAAATTTAAAAATACAACCCGAAAAAACAGGCAATTACTTCTATTCTGACAATCTAATTACAGATTTAGAATTTAATGAGACGAAATTAGACTATTTAGGGTTTAGTTTTAATGGTAAAGAAGTTCGAATTAGAGAAAAGAGTCTTTTTAAGTATTATACAAGAACATATCGTAAAGTAAGGATATGCAATCGTAAATCAAAAGAGTTTGGTCGTAAATCTTATAGGAGAGAGTTATATAAGAATTACTCTCACCTGGGTAAGAGTAAGAAAGGGCATGGGAATTTTCTTAGTTATGCTGAAAGGGCACAGAAGATATTTGATGAAGATTCAAAAACTCTAAACCTTATGGAAACACAAGTTAAGAAACACTGGAAAAACATTCAATCACGATTAGATCAACCAGAATAA
- a CDS encoding YjzC family protein, translating into MSNLKKPGMDNQPPGKYKEVGPRGGEVHKPRIVEIDKGDRLPPTQEKGRKWSKQ; encoded by the coding sequence ATGAGCAATTTAAAAAAGCCTGGTATGGATAATCAACCCCCTGGAAAGTATAAAGAAGTTGGTCCAAGAGGTGGTGAAGTCCATAAACCACGTATAGTTGAAATTGATAAAGGTGACCGTCTCCCACCAACACAGGAGAAAGGTAGAAAATGGAGTAAACAATGA
- a CDS encoding S-layer homology domain-containing protein, producing MDYDKDTFAPHELITREEMAAMIL from the coding sequence ATCGACTACGACAAAGACACATTCGCGCCTCACGAGCTCATCACTCGTGAAGAAATGGCCGCTATGATTTTGTAA
- a CDS encoding caspase family protein encodes MGRIKAFLIGVSDYSSIGATNLPFCQTDLINVNKALRKGIHLDEKDIFQMGITNNGHVSSVDFIHALELFLVNLQKDDIFIFYFSGHGTSGDIHNIVFSDGLLNTQDIINKISESFAKSKVLFIDCCYSGNFRVDGAKNTNLEESIESFQGRGYAVLSGSNAIEPSYGGSNGSIFTNVLCDGLTNKTLVKKGEVSLYDLQLWVKRLLEIHTLNNPATPQHAIYRANIGGTIHFKISEYIPYEKVNIYFENEDYIIKSLEPVHHGPKKRYSAKILLKKPFSDTEIANVSTKIQKKLLFSDVYNNKIQEERYKGYPSDIIWIYFAFNNTDISQGNYYCKTTWVNDNQDKASWCSLEGANKLLINDVHIEFYPQYKIISNFISDNTRDNDEVRYKVKEIRYQMITYAEAIISLFNEYQNKTISEDELFARVTPYSSVLDRLFFESNDLPFSDETVSGWVQANISLFSTIHDFTLFYNEKFRNNRDSSNRKLVMQSTVLRYYEDLKNLKELEQ; translated from the coding sequence TTGGGAAGAATAAAGGCATTCTTAATAGGAGTTAGTGATTATTCAAGTATCGGCGCAACTAACTTACCATTTTGCCAAACAGACTTAATTAATGTTAATAAAGCGTTAAGAAAAGGGATTCATCTGGATGAGAAGGATATTTTTCAAATGGGTATTACAAATAACGGTCATGTATCATCCGTTGATTTTATACATGCCCTTGAACTTTTTCTTGTTAATTTACAGAAAGATGATATATTTATTTTTTATTTTTCAGGTCATGGGACTTCTGGCGATATTCATAATATTGTTTTTAGTGATGGATTATTAAATACTCAAGACATAATTAATAAAATAAGTGAATCGTTTGCTAAAAGTAAAGTATTGTTTATAGACTGCTGCTATTCAGGAAACTTTAGAGTTGATGGTGCAAAAAATACTAATTTAGAAGAGTCAATAGAATCTTTCCAAGGTAGGGGTTATGCGGTATTAAGTGGTAGTAACGCTATTGAACCTTCTTATGGGGGGAGTAACGGAAGTATATTTACAAATGTTTTATGCGATGGATTGACCAATAAAACACTAGTAAAAAAAGGGGAGGTTTCACTTTATGATTTGCAGTTGTGGGTAAAGAGGTTACTTGAGATTCATACTTTAAATAATCCAGCTACTCCTCAGCACGCTATTTATAGAGCTAACATAGGAGGTACAATTCATTTTAAAATTTCAGAGTATATTCCTTATGAAAAAGTTAATATTTACTTTGAAAACGAAGATTACATAATAAAGAGTCTGGAACCTGTCCATCACGGTCCTAAAAAAAGATACTCGGCAAAAATACTTCTAAAAAAACCATTTTCGGATACAGAAATCGCGAATGTCTCAACAAAAATTCAAAAAAAATTACTGTTTAGTGATGTATATAATAATAAAATACAAGAAGAAAGATATAAAGGCTATCCATCAGATATAATTTGGATTTATTTTGCTTTTAATAATACGGACATTTCACAAGGCAATTATTATTGTAAAACTACTTGGGTAAACGATAATCAAGATAAGGCTTCTTGGTGTAGTTTGGAAGGTGCTAATAAACTGTTAATAAATGATGTTCATATTGAGTTTTATCCGCAATATAAGATAATAAGTAATTTTATTTCTGATAATACCAGGGATAACGATGAAGTACGATATAAAGTTAAAGAAATCAGGTATCAAATGATAACCTATGCTGAAGCTATAATTTCATTATTTAATGAGTATCAAAATAAGACCATTTCTGAAGATGAGTTATTTGCTAGAGTAACACCTTACTCGTCAGTGTTAGATAGATTATTTTTTGAATCAAATGACTTACCTTTTTCTGATGAGACAGTGTCAGGTTGGGTACAAGCTAACATATCCTTATTCAGTACAATACATGATTTCACCCTCTTTTATAATGAGAAATTTCGTAACAATAGGGACTCTTCTAATAGAAAATTAGTAATGCAAAGTACAGTTTTAAGGTATTATGAAGACTTAAAGAATCTAAAAGAACTAGAACAATGA
- a CDS encoding FAD-binding domain-containing protein gives MNVIWYKRDIRIYDHEPLAKATASKSPVLPLYVLEPSVWQAGDLSQRHLQFVIESLYELQTQLQKRGATLFVAVGEMEEVLEALEATYGDFTLFSHEENGTPFTFERDKRVLRWMRERGHVMAEYQGYGVTRRLKSRDDFQKLYQIHVQSPVHPAPKQILSADPDEIPDLLTTDLRMLERYAAPGERIRYGQQGGEKLAHETLKTFLEERFETYNVHISKPMASSTSCSRLSPYIAWGNISIRYIYQQSIKQMAQVKNAFHRRQLEGFLSRLHWHCHFIQRLEDEPEIAHETINPAFDAARTEWNEESYQRWLNGQTGIPLIDAAMRCLHKTGWVNFRSRAMVVSFVCNTLLLDWRRPSEDLAMLFLDYEPGIHFSQMQMQAGTTGFNTIRIYNPIKQGKDHDADGRFIRRFVPELKDLPTEFVHEPWKSPSFDDLGYPAPMVDVSQANGVARKVLWGIKATPEAEEHAMKKLEKHGSRKRQHQQKRDSAKTKKTTRSKKAKNEPEQLSLFGDDWE, from the coding sequence ATGAACGTGATTTGGTACAAACGCGATATCCGCATCTACGACCACGAACCGCTTGCCAAGGCCACAGCCAGCAAGTCGCCGGTCCTGCCTCTCTATGTGCTGGAGCCTTCGGTCTGGCAAGCAGGCGATCTCTCACAAAGACACCTGCAGTTTGTCATTGAAAGCCTCTACGAGCTTCAAACTCAGCTACAAAAAAGAGGAGCCACGCTATTTGTTGCCGTCGGCGAAATGGAGGAGGTCCTAGAAGCACTGGAAGCTACGTATGGAGACTTTACGCTATTTTCTCACGAAGAGAATGGGACGCCTTTTACGTTTGAACGGGATAAACGCGTGCTGAGGTGGATGCGGGAGCGCGGGCATGTTATGGCGGAATATCAGGGGTATGGGGTGACGCGGCGGCTGAAGAGTCGCGATGACTTCCAGAAGCTGTACCAGATTCACGTGCAGTCCCCTGTGCATCCAGCGCCGAAGCAGATTCTCTCGGCTGATCCGGATGAGATCCCAGACCTCCTCACGACGGACCTTCGGATGCTTGAACGATACGCGGCGCCCGGCGAGCGCATTCGCTACGGCCAGCAGGGTGGCGAGAAGCTCGCGCACGAGACACTTAAAACCTTTTTAGAGGAACGCTTTGAGACGTATAACGTGCACATCTCCAAGCCAATGGCGTCATCAACGTCATGCAGCCGCCTCTCGCCGTACATCGCATGGGGCAATATCTCGATTCGCTACATTTATCAGCAGTCGATTAAACAAATGGCACAGGTGAAAAACGCGTTTCACCGCAGACAGCTAGAAGGGTTTTTGTCTAGGCTGCACTGGCACTGCCACTTTATTCAACGACTAGAGGACGAGCCGGAGATTGCGCATGAGACAATCAATCCAGCGTTTGACGCTGCTCGCACGGAGTGGAACGAGGAGAGCTATCAACGCTGGTTAAACGGACAGACAGGGATTCCGCTTATTGATGCCGCGATGCGCTGTTTGCATAAAACAGGATGGGTTAACTTTCGCTCCCGTGCGATGGTCGTATCGTTTGTTTGTAATACGCTACTTTTAGACTGGCGTCGTCCTTCAGAGGACTTAGCGATGCTCTTCCTCGACTATGAGCCAGGGATTCACTTTAGCCAAATGCAAATGCAGGCAGGGACGACCGGGTTTAATACGATTCGTATTTATAACCCAATTAAGCAGGGGAAGGACCACGATGCTGACGGAAGATTTATTCGTCGCTTCGTACCAGAGCTGAAGGATCTTCCGACTGAATTTGTACACGAACCTTGGAAGTCACCTAGCTTTGACGACTTAGGCTATCCCGCTCCCATGGTCGATGTTTCTCAAGCGAATGGAGTAGCGCGCAAGGTGCTCTGGGGTATTAAAGCTACGCCAGAAGCCGAGGAACACGCGATGAAAAAACTCGAGAAGCACGGCAGTCGCAAACGCCAGCATCAGCAAAAGCGCGACAGCGCTAAAACCAAAAAAACGACAAGATCGAAAAAAGCCAAGAACGAGCCCGAACAGCTCTCACTGTTTGGAGATGACTGGGAGTAA
- a CDS encoding putative glycolipid-binding domain-containing protein — protein MLDVYWRNVREMALEGIRIKEFDYASSSVILRRGTYHYTIMFDGWRVTSVRLELVNKHALILQSPAEGEWLDADGEQLPELAGAIDIDISITPFTNSLPINRLDWERGQERTLTMVYIDAEDFTFKPVEQTYTYLRDEGENRVFSYETESYQTEITVNELGLVVSYPGEFELDSPIKR, from the coding sequence ATGCTTGATGTGTATTGGCGTAATGTGCGCGAGATGGCGCTAGAGGGAATTCGGATCAAGGAGTTTGACTATGCGTCGAGTAGCGTGATTTTGCGCAGGGGGACGTATCATTATACGATCATGTTTGATGGGTGGCGTGTTACCTCCGTCCGGCTGGAGCTTGTGAACAAGCATGCACTCATACTGCAGTCGCCTGCAGAGGGAGAGTGGCTGGATGCAGATGGGGAGCAGCTCCCTGAGCTTGCGGGCGCCATCGATATTGATATCTCGATCACACCGTTTACCAATTCCCTGCCGATCAACCGCCTTGATTGGGAGCGGGGCCAGGAGCGAACGCTCACAATGGTGTATATTGATGCCGAGGATTTTACCTTCAAGCCTGTCGAGCAGACCTACACCTACCTTCGCGATGAGGGAGAAAATCGGGTGTTCTCCTATGAAACGGAGAGCTATCAAACGGAGATTACGGTAAATGAACTCGGGTTAGTCGTCAGCTATCCAGGGGAATTCGAGCTTGATTCTCCGATAAAACGATGA
- a CDS encoding tetratricopeptide repeat protein, which produces MSTIEDALNLRSEGNLNKSNELLRKLTKANPHDASLQYQCAWSFDVLGEERAAVPYYERAIKLGGLSLDELRGAYVGLGSTYRTLGEYTESERVLQEGLKTFPDAADIAVFYAMTLYNLGRNQAAMELLLKLLATTSNEESVQAYAKAITFYADKLDQTWGDASS; this is translated from the coding sequence ATGTCTACCATAGAAGACGCTCTAAACCTTCGTTCGGAAGGTAACCTAAACAAATCAAACGAACTCTTACGGAAGCTTACTAAAGCCAATCCTCATGATGCAAGCCTACAGTACCAGTGTGCGTGGAGCTTTGATGTGCTTGGTGAGGAGCGTGCGGCGGTACCGTATTATGAGCGGGCGATTAAGCTTGGTGGACTTAGTCTAGACGAGCTTCGTGGTGCATATGTTGGATTAGGTAGTACGTATCGGACGCTTGGTGAGTATACAGAGTCGGAGCGTGTGTTGCAGGAGGGGCTCAAAACGTTCCCTGATGCAGCGGATATTGCGGTGTTTTATGCGATGACGCTTTACAATCTTGGCCGAAACCAAGCTGCTATGGAGCTCCTGCTGAAGCTACTTGCAACCACCTCTAACGAGGAATCGGTGCAGGCTTATGCAAAGGCGATTACCTTTTATGCAGACAAACTGGATCAAACGTGGGGAGATGCTTCGTCTTAG
- a CDS encoding GGDEF domain-containing protein has translation MPELQAWINRQVGLTHAEQRSCSKPNILLIIQDANYRHSIQTYLETHKAIVNVALTVQDAVELAENLQPNTVIIHKDLLLDDTQTNAITELRAATLKQLSSMIAIGESFTDSELQAFYQLHVFDHVSKEQLSDVLLTLIHSKLDVRHRVLETIWRDDQTGAYNRTFLKVVYASIAPHLRQRELTNVTYTMIDLDHFKQVNDRFGHHAGDQVLTDFVESASEFFPEGLLFRLGGEEFLLLTVNMDESTYTARMEEWRTTFSTRIHVAGDAPFHVTFSSGYTMFPQEGAELDHVLKEADAALYEAKYRGRNQLVRFSSERVAAARPTYLFVIDEDAFWRQAVAEYMAVRLNMERLQPMKVLAAESLSELSQEVLDEEMYRPFIVSRSVVTTDIPYCRVDADAGLLDVYELVMRQTAPGEASGVS, from the coding sequence ATGCCAGAGCTACAAGCGTGGATAAATAGGCAAGTGGGACTTACCCACGCGGAGCAAAGAAGCTGCTCGAAGCCAAATATATTATTAATTATACAAGATGCCAACTATCGTCACTCGATACAAACCTATCTAGAGACACATAAAGCTATCGTTAACGTAGCCCTAACCGTACAGGACGCGGTCGAACTAGCGGAAAACTTACAGCCTAATACGGTTATCATTCATAAAGATTTATTACTAGACGATACTCAGACAAATGCGATAACAGAGCTTCGAGCTGCAACCCTAAAGCAACTATCTTCTATGATTGCGATTGGAGAGAGCTTTACAGATTCAGAGCTTCAAGCGTTTTATCAGCTACACGTATTCGATCACGTATCAAAAGAACAATTATCGGACGTCCTACTCACACTCATCCATTCGAAACTTGACGTCCGACATCGCGTACTTGAGACAATTTGGAGAGACGATCAAACTGGTGCATATAACCGAACCTTTTTAAAGGTAGTTTACGCATCGATTGCTCCACATCTTCGTCAGCGCGAGCTAACAAACGTCACTTATACGATGATCGACCTAGACCATTTCAAGCAGGTAAACGACCGGTTCGGTCACCATGCTGGAGATCAGGTATTAACCGATTTTGTAGAATCTGCCTCGGAATTTTTCCCGGAGGGTCTGTTGTTTAGACTTGGCGGGGAGGAGTTTTTACTGCTCACGGTTAATATGGACGAAAGTACGTACACAGCTCGGATGGAGGAGTGGCGTACAACATTCTCGACGCGCATCCATGTAGCAGGTGATGCGCCGTTCCATGTGACGTTCTCAAGTGGCTACACGATGTTCCCCCAAGAAGGGGCGGAGCTGGATCACGTCTTGAAGGAGGCGGATGCTGCGCTGTATGAGGCGAAATATCGCGGGCGCAACCAGCTTGTGCGCTTTTCGAGTGAGCGAGTGGCTGCTGCTCGTCCGACGTACTTATTTGTGATTGATGAGGATGCGTTTTGGCGCCAGGCTGTGGCGGAGTATATGGCGGTGCGGCTTAACATGGAGCGGTTGCAGCCGATGAAGGTGCTGGCGGCGGAGAGCTTGTCGGAGCTGTCGCAGGAGGTGCTAGACGAGGAGATGTATCGACCGTTTATTGTGTCGCGGAGCGTGGTTACAACGGATATCCCATACTGCCGGGTCGATGCAGATGCTGGACTTTTAGATGTGTATGAGCTCGTGATGCGACAAACAGCGCCAGGCGAGGCCAGTGGCGTTAGTTGA
- a CDS encoding ABC transporter permease: MISYTIRRLLMLIPVLIGMSLITFSIIHLIPGNPAQTILGEQATPQQIEQLEEQLGLNEPYFVQYADYMMGLLQGDLGTSLRTNGAISAEIWPFLAATIELTLFAMVFAIIVGVNAGIISAWKQNSIFDYTAMIIALVGVSMPIFWLGLMEQWIFAQNLGWFPAFGRGNPRDPVETVTHFYLIDTLISGRPDQFVTTLRHLVLPGIALGTIPMAIIARMTRSSMLEVLRSDYIRTVEAKGINSLSVVYRHGFKNAVIPVLTVVGLQTGALLGGAILTETIFSWPGIGRYVYDAISNRDYPVIQTGILVVAFMFVMINLLVDLLYSYIDPRIKY; encoded by the coding sequence ATGATTTCATATACTATACGACGATTACTCATGCTAATTCCTGTCCTGATCGGGATGTCTTTGATCACCTTTTCCATCATTCATTTAATCCCGGGTAATCCCGCGCAAACGATCTTAGGAGAGCAGGCAACTCCGCAGCAAATCGAGCAGCTAGAAGAGCAGCTTGGACTAAACGAGCCCTACTTCGTGCAGTATGCGGATTATATGATGGGCCTACTGCAGGGGGATTTAGGTACGTCACTTCGAACGAACGGTGCGATTTCAGCAGAGATTTGGCCGTTTTTAGCAGCAACGATTGAGCTCACGCTGTTTGCGATGGTTTTTGCGATTATCGTTGGAGTGAACGCAGGTATTATTAGCGCTTGGAAGCAAAATTCGATTTTTGACTACACGGCAATGATCATTGCACTTGTAGGGGTATCGATGCCGATCTTCTGGCTCGGTCTTATGGAGCAATGGATTTTTGCACAAAACTTAGGCTGGTTCCCTGCATTTGGACGTGGAAATCCACGTGATCCAGTCGAAACGGTCACGCATTTTTATTTAATTGATACACTCATTAGCGGTCGACCTGATCAGTTTGTCACAACCCTTCGTCACCTCGTGCTACCTGGTATTGCTCTTGGAACGATTCCAATGGCGATTATTGCGCGTATGACGAGATCGAGCATGCTTGAAGTACTTCGCTCCGACTACATACGTACGGTAGAAGCAAAAGGGATTAACAGCCTGTCTGTTGTTTACCGTCACGGCTTCAAAAACGCCGTCATCCCAGTACTAACCGTTGTTGGTTTACAAACAGGGGCGTTACTTGGAGGCGCGATTTTGACAGAAACGATTTTTAGCTGGCCAGGCATTGGTCGATACGTCTACGACGCGATCAGTAACCGTGATTACCCAGTTATTCAAACAGGAATCTTAGTCGTGGCCTTTATGTTTGTCATGATCAACCTGCTTGTCGACTTACTTTATAGCTACATCGATCCTCGTATTAAATACTAA
- the nikC gene encoding nickel transporter permease — protein sequence MPGPEEVDAVKAPKPESPWKDAWRQLRKNKLAMVGLGIITFFITIAIIAPLLTTQTVSQLNAADRLSPPSAQYWFGTDDLGRDIFTRIVYGARISLMVGFFAVTGALIFGSALGIIAGYFGKWIDMIISRIFDIMLAFPSILLAIAIVAILGPSLQNALIAIAIINIPIFGRLVRSKVISIRQEEYIMAAKAQGMKNGRILFHHVLPNSVAPIIVQSTLGFGTAILEAAALGFLGLGAQPPTPEWGAMLSDARQYIQSAPWTVLFPGFSIMLVVLGFNMIGDGLRDALDPKLKS from the coding sequence ATGCCGGGTCCTGAAGAAGTAGACGCAGTCAAAGCACCTAAACCGGAATCACCGTGGAAGGACGCATGGCGTCAGCTTCGTAAAAATAAACTAGCTATGGTTGGTCTTGGTATCATTACTTTCTTTATCACCATAGCCATTATTGCACCACTCCTTACGACACAAACGGTTTCACAACTTAACGCAGCCGATCGTTTAAGTCCACCATCTGCACAATACTGGTTTGGTACGGATGACCTCGGTCGTGATATCTTTACGCGAATTGTGTACGGGGCAAGAATCTCCTTAATGGTCGGATTCTTCGCAGTAACAGGAGCGCTTATATTCGGCTCCGCACTTGGTATTATCGCTGGGTATTTTGGCAAATGGATCGACATGATTATCTCTCGTATCTTTGATATCATGCTCGCCTTCCCGAGTATCCTCCTTGCGATTGCGATCGTGGCAATCCTCGGTCCATCGTTGCAAAACGCGTTAATCGCCATTGCGATTATCAATATCCCAATTTTCGGCCGACTCGTTCGATCGAAGGTTATCTCGATCCGCCAGGAAGAGTATATTATGGCTGCGAAGGCACAGGGGATGAAGAATGGTCGCATTCTCTTCCACCACGTCCTGCCTAACAGCGTGGCGCCAATTATCGTTCAATCCACGCTTGGATTTGGTACAGCGATTCTAGAGGCCGCGGCACTCGGCTTCCTTGGTCTAGGCGCACAGCCACCAACTCCCGAGTGGGGCGCGATGCTATCGGACGCTAGACAGTATATCCAAAGCGCGCCTTGGACCGTGCTATTCCCAGGCTTCTCGATTATGCTCGTCGTACTCGGCTTTAACATGATCGGCGACGGCCTGCGCGACGCCCTAGATCCAAAGCTTAAGAGTTAG
- a CDS encoding S-layer homology domain-containing protein, whose protein sequence is MHGDTDVTSTDTTFNDSEAVSPWAKDYVQLASDLSLVQGRANAMFAPKDRATRAENSQIIYNLLVTK, encoded by the coding sequence CTGCACGGCGATACAGACGTAACGAGCACGGATACCACATTTAATGACTCTGAAGCGGTGAGCCCATGGGCCAAGGATTACGTACAACTCGCAAGTGACCTGTCGCTCGTCCAAGGTAGAGCAAACGCCATGTTTGCACCTAAGGACCGCGCTACTCGCGCAGAGAACAGCCAGATTATCTATAACCTACTAGTAACGAAATAG